Sequence from the Catenuloplanes indicus genome:
TCTCCATGGTCGAGGTGATCATGGCGGCCGAGGACAAGTTCGGCGTGAAGATCCCGGACACCGAGATGCAGAACCTCAAGACCGTGGGCGACGCCGTCTCCTACATCGAGGCGAACCAGAAGTGACCTCTGTCGACGTCGTCGTCACAGGGCTCGGCGCCACGTCCCCGCTCGGCGGGGACGTGGCGTCCACCTGGGACGGTATGCTGAACGGTCGCTCCGGGGTCAGTCGGCTGGCCCAGGACTGGGCGGCGGAGCTTCCGGTGCAGATCGCCGCGTCGCTCGCCGTCGACCCCTCCGAGATCATCGACAAGCCCAAGCTGCGCAAGATGGACCGCTCCGAGGCGATAGCGGTCATCGCGGCCCGTCAGGCGTGGGCCGACTCGGGGCTGGCCGGCTCCGGTCTCGACCTGGAGCGGCTCGGCGTGAGCATCGGCTCCGGCATCGGCGGAGCCACCACGCTGCTCGACCAGGACGACATCCTGGAGGAGCGCGGTGCCCGGCGGGTCTCGCCGCACACCATCCCGATGTTGATGCCGAACGGCCCGGCCGCGTTCGTCGGCCTGGAGCTGGGCGCGCAGGCCGGCGTCCACTGCGTGGCCAGCGCCTGCGCCACCGGTGCGGAGGCGATCGCGCTGGGTCTGGACCTGATCCGGGCCGGGCGGGCCGACGTGGTCGTGGCCGGCGGCACCGAGGCCGTGATCCACCCGCTGCCGATCGCCGGTTTCGCGTCGATGCGCGCGATGTCCACGCGCAACGACGACCCGGAGCGGGCCTCCCGCCCGTGGGACAAGGGCCGGGACGGCTTCGTGCTCGGCGAGGGCGCGGGCGTCGTGGTGCTGGAGCGGGCCGAGCACGCGGCCGCGCGCGGTGCCAAGATCTACGCGCGGGTGGCCGGGGCGGGCATCACCTCGGACGGCTTCGACATCGTGCAGCCGCACCCGGAGGGCGCGGGCGCGATCCGGGCGATCACCAAGGCGCTGCGGGACGCGGGCCTGACCGGCGCGGACATCGCGCACGTGAACGCGCACGCCACGTCCACCCCGGTCGGCGACATCGCGGAGATCGCGGCGCTGCGGGCCGCGGTCGGCACCCACCCGGTGGTCACCGCCACCAAGTCGATGACCGGTCACCTGCTGGGCGCGGCCGGCGCGCTCGAGTCGATCGCGACGATCCTGTCGATCCGCGACAGCGTCGTGCCGCCGACCATCAACCTGGACGACCCTGACGACAAGCTCGACCTGGACGTGGCCGCCCACAAGGCCCGTCCGCTGGAGATCCCGGCCGCGCTGAACAACTCGTTCGGCTTCGGCGGGCACAACGTGGCGCTGGTCTTCACCCGCCCGTGACGGCAAGAAGGGGGCGGCTCGATCGAGCCGCCCCCTTAAAAGCCCATCAGCAGGTGGTACGCGGCAGCCCGTCCACCTCGACCGGCGAACTGCCCTGTGGCTTCGCCTTCCCCGCGAGCACCTCGGCCAGCGCGGTCAGCTGCGCCGGCGCGTTCGAGTAGGTGGCCAGCAGCACCGGTGACCGGGACGACGCCAGCAGGTAGGGCAGGTCCATCGACACCGTCACCTGCGCGCCCGGGGACAGCTCGGCGACGCCGTCGCCGTACCCGACCAGGTGCACCGTGGTGCTGCCGCCGGACGCCACCACCTCGAGACCCGCCTTGCGCAGCGCCTCCTCCAGGTTCTTCTTGGAGTCGGTGCGGCCGCTGGCGACCGTGACCGTCACCGGCCCGGCGACCGCCTTGCCGTCGCAGGTGCCGCGCAGCATCGTGATCGACCGGCGGGCCACGTCGCTCAGCGGCTCCGCACCGGCCGGGGCGCCGACCGTGGACATCGGCGGCGCGTCGTCCTGGGCCAGCGTGAACCGCAGCGTGAGCACCCGGGTGGCCGCCTCGGTCAGCCGCTCCCGCTTCAGTGAGCCGTCCTTCAGCGCGGCCAGCAGCCCGGCGTGCGCGGCCGGCAGGTCCGGCGGCATCAGCAGCAGGTCGTTGCCGGCGTTCAGCGCGCGCACCGCGGCCTCGCCCGCCGGCCAGGCCATCGCCGGCTCCATGTTGAGCGCGTCACTGACCACCACGCCCTCGAACTTGAGCTCGCCGCGCAGCAGGTCGGTGAGCACCTTGCCGGAGAACGTGGCCGGCACACCCGGGTCGATCGCCCGCACGTCCAGGTGGCCGGACATGACCAGCTGCGCGCCCGCCTCGATGCCGGCCTTGAACGGCGGCAGGTCACCCGCGTCCAGCGTCTTGCGGTCCTGGCCGAGCACCGGCAGCGCCTCGTGGCTGTCCGTGGTGGTGTGGCCGTGGCCGGGGAAGTGCTTCAGCGCGGCCGCGACGCCACCGGCCCGCAGCCCGCGCACCGCCGCGGAGACCTGCTCCGCCACCGCCTTCGGGTCGTCGCCGTACGAGCGGGAGCCGATCACCAGGCCGCCCGGGCCGCCGAGCACGTCCGCGACCGGTGCGAAGTCGACGTTGACGCCCATCGCGGCCAGCTCGCCGCCGGCCACCGACCACGCCTTCTCGGTCACGCCGACGTCACCGGCCGCGCCGAACGCCATCGCGCCGGGCAGCGCGCTCACGCCGGTGCGGATCCGGGTGACCACGCCGTACTCCTGGTCGGTGCCGATCAGCATCGGCGCGGCACCGGCCGGCAGGTTCGCGTGCGCGGCCTGCAGGCCCTCGGTGAGCGCACGCACCTGGGCCGGGTTGTCGACGTTGGTGGTCGGCTGGTTCTTGCCGGTCGGGTCGTCCGCGCTGAACCCGACCAGGATGAGGCCGCCGAGCCGGTACTTCTCCACCATCTGCGCCGGGGTGTCCACGCCGGCCAGCCCCTGGTTGCCGGCCTTGGAGCCGGCCGAGACGTCGGTCGCGGACGCGCCGTACGCGTACGGCATCAGCACCTGCCCGGCCAGGTCCTCGTCCGCGAGCTGCGCGACCAGCGCGGCGGCCTGTGCGGCCGGATCGGGCGCGGAGGAGGGCACGGCCAGCGGAGCCGGCGAGTTCGGCGGCGCCTCCGGGCTCGCCGGGGGCTCGGTGCCACACCCCGTCAGAACGAGCATCAGAAGCAACGGGGGTACGAGGAGAGGGCGCCACCGGCCGGACCGGTGAACGCCGTGGGGTATGTCCGGCACGCGGGCCATTCGACCAGGCGTGCCGGAATTGAGCAACCCCGCCCGCGACGCGCTACCCGACCCGGGTGAGCACCATGTTCGGAGCGCCATCACCCGCGTACCGATAGGGTTCCAGCTCCGCGTCCCACGCCGTACCCATGGCCTTGTCGAGCGCATGCGCGAGCGCCTCCGGACCGCGGGCCGAGGACATGATCGACCGCAACCGGTCCTCACCCAGCTGGATGTCGCCGGCCGCACCGCAGGTCGCGCGGAACAGACCGCGGCCCGGCACGTACATGAAGCGCTCGCCGTCTGCCCCCGGGCTGGGCTCCTCCGTGATCTCAAAACGGATCATGGGCCACTGCCGGAGGGCAGCCGCCAGCTCCGCCCCGGTGCCTGGCCGCCCGCTCCACCCCGACTCCGCCCGGCGGGCGCCGGGGTCGACGGGCTGCGCGGACCAATGCAGCTTGACCGGCGCGGTGAGGACGCGCGCGATCGCCCACTCGACGTGCGGGCACACGGCGAGCGGGGTCGAGTGGACGTATATGACGCCACGCGTTGGCACGGTGACCTCCCGAAGACACGAGGTGCGTCTTCCCCTACGACCTCGATCTCCACGGTCGGCCGGGTTTCATGATGCCGTCTGTGGCGGATGGTGCGCCAGAGAATCCGGGAAACTATGCATGGCCGCCGGGCGTTTTTCTGCGTACGCCCTGGCTGGTGTAGGCTCTATACGGGCGACCCTGGTCGCCCTCTTCTCTTCTCTGAATGTCGTTCAAGGAGTACCTCCGTGGCGAGCAGTACCTCAAAGACCGCGCGCGCGTCAGTCCGCGCTGGACAAGGCCAGGGTGCCGCCCTGAGCGTGCTGGGCGAGTACAAGTACCTGATCCCGCTCAACAAGGGGAAGCACGCGTACGTGCGGAACCTGACCAACGGCAAGACCACCCACCTGAGCACCTCCTCCGACGCGTTCGTCGAGGAGATCCGCGTGCTGGCCGCCGCCGGTCACGGCGCGAAGATCCGCGCCGAGCTGGCCGCGCTCAACGAGGCGCAGCCGCAGGACGGTTGGGACGCCACCGAGAAGAAGCTCGTCGACGCGGGCGTCTTCGAGGGCTGACACACCTTCGTCACGGGGGGCC
This genomic interval carries:
- a CDS encoding acyl carrier protein yields the protein MASRDEIITGLADILNELAGVEQSDVTEEKTFTDDLDVDSLSMVEVIMAAEDKFGVKIPDTEMQNLKTVGDAVSYIEANQK
- the fabF gene encoding beta-ketoacyl-ACP synthase II; this translates as MTSVDVVVTGLGATSPLGGDVASTWDGMLNGRSGVSRLAQDWAAELPVQIAASLAVDPSEIIDKPKLRKMDRSEAIAVIAARQAWADSGLAGSGLDLERLGVSIGSGIGGATTLLDQDDILEERGARRVSPHTIPMLMPNGPAAFVGLELGAQAGVHCVASACATGAEAIALGLDLIRAGRADVVVAGGTEAVIHPLPIAGFASMRAMSTRNDDPERASRPWDKGRDGFVLGEGAGVVVLERAEHAAARGAKIYARVAGAGITSDGFDIVQPHPEGAGAIRAITKALRDAGLTGADIAHVNAHATSTPVGDIAEIAALRAAVGTHPVVTATKSMTGHLLGAAGALESIATILSIRDSVVPPTINLDDPDDKLDLDVAAHKARPLEIPAALNNSFGFGGHNVALVFTRP
- a CDS encoding glycoside hydrolase family 3 protein is translated as MLVLTGCGTEPPASPEAPPNSPAPLAVPSSAPDPAAQAAALVAQLADEDLAGQVLMPYAYGASATDVSAGSKAGNQGLAGVDTPAQMVEKYRLGGLILVGFSADDPTGKNQPTTNVDNPAQVRALTEGLQAAHANLPAGAAPMLIGTDQEYGVVTRIRTGVSALPGAMAFGAAGDVGVTEKAWSVAGGELAAMGVNVDFAPVADVLGGPGGLVIGSRSYGDDPKAVAEQVSAAVRGLRAGGVAAALKHFPGHGHTTTDSHEALPVLGQDRKTLDAGDLPPFKAGIEAGAQLVMSGHLDVRAIDPGVPATFSGKVLTDLLRGELKFEGVVVSDALNMEPAMAWPAGEAAVRALNAGNDLLLMPPDLPAAHAGLLAALKDGSLKRERLTEAATRVLTLRFTLAQDDAPPMSTVGAPAGAEPLSDVARRSITMLRGTCDGKAVAGPVTVTVASGRTDSKKNLEEALRKAGLEVVASGGSTTVHLVGYGDGVAELSPGAQVTVSMDLPYLLASSRSPVLLATYSNAPAQLTALAEVLAGKAKPQGSSPVEVDGLPRTTC
- a CDS encoding DUF3145 domain-containing protein — its product is MPTRGVIYVHSTPLAVCPHVEWAIARVLTAPVKLHWSAQPVDPGARRAESGWSGRPGTGAELAAALRQWPMIRFEITEEPSPGADGERFMYVPGRGLFRATCGAAGDIQLGEDRLRSIMSSARGPEALAHALDKAMGTAWDAELEPYRYAGDGAPNMVLTRVG